The Hymenobacter sp. DG01 genome has a segment encoding these proteins:
- a CDS encoding alpha/beta hydrolase, with amino-acid sequence MRVLLLSVLLSLSSSLLMAQTQPVLPLYAGAVPNSKPSKTTEAVAKRPDGSPRVSQVVQPTLTVYKAPKPNGTAVIVCPGGGYGMLAMDHEGHDVARRFNEMGITAFVLKYRLPLDASQTDKSITPLMDAQQAIRLVRQRATEYGINPARVGLMGFSAGGHLASTAGTHFTTPVGGTQDKTSVRPDFLMLIYPVISFSDSLTHMGSRTNLLGEKPAADRVKLYSNELQVTTQTPPTFLVHAQDDNVVKVQNALVFYEACLHHKVPAEMHLYPLGGHGFGMHNKTTKDNWTDRLQNWLEAGGWLR; translated from the coding sequence ATGCGCGTCCTTCTGCTTTCCGTTCTGCTTAGCCTGTCTTCTTCCCTATTGATGGCCCAGACCCAGCCTGTTCTGCCCCTGTATGCCGGCGCTGTTCCGAACTCCAAACCAAGCAAAACGACTGAGGCCGTAGCAAAGAGGCCTGATGGCAGCCCGCGCGTTTCGCAGGTGGTGCAGCCCACGCTCACGGTGTATAAGGCGCCTAAACCCAACGGCACGGCGGTTATCGTGTGCCCCGGTGGGGGCTACGGCATGTTGGCCATGGACCACGAGGGCCACGATGTAGCCCGGCGCTTCAACGAAATGGGCATTACCGCCTTCGTGCTGAAGTACCGCCTACCCCTCGACGCCAGCCAAACTGACAAGTCCATCACGCCCCTGATGGATGCCCAGCAGGCCATCCGGCTGGTGCGGCAGCGCGCCACGGAGTACGGTATCAACCCGGCCCGCGTGGGGCTCATGGGCTTTTCGGCGGGCGGGCACCTGGCTTCCACGGCGGGCACGCACTTCACTACCCCCGTCGGCGGCACCCAGGATAAAACCTCCGTGCGCCCCGATTTCCTGATGCTGATTTACCCCGTTATCAGCTTCTCCGACAGCCTGACGCATATGGGCTCCCGCACTAATCTACTCGGAGAGAAGCCGGCGGCTGATAGAGTGAAGCTCTATTCCAACGAGCTGCAGGTAACCACCCAAACGCCGCCCACCTTCCTGGTTCACGCCCAGGACGACAACGTGGTAAAAGTGCAGAACGCCCTGGTATTCTACGAGGCCTGCTTACATCACAAGGTACCAGCAGAAATGCACCTGTACCCGCTGGGCGGCCACGGCTTCGGGATGCACAACAAAACCACCAAAGACAACTGGACCGACCGCCTGCAGAACTGGCTGGAAGCCGGCGGCTGGCTGCGTTAG
- a CDS encoding YMGG-like glycine zipper-containing protein, with protein MKKVSLLLALVMFFSAIATSFAQDRKISSHAKGAVIGGLGGAAAGAIINKKNRVVGGAVGGAAGAGLGYVIGKNADNKRKAEAARVAAARRAEQRRAAAYRAGLAQGAAKAKSNNTALAAAAVPAAVAAPAMMNSFGAPAGAPAALSMSSAYLPNNNYGARDAAYPTSEVRRKSW; from the coding sequence ATGAAAAAGGTAAGTCTGCTTCTCGCCCTGGTTATGTTCTTCTCCGCCATTGCCACCAGCTTTGCGCAGGATCGTAAGATTAGCTCGCACGCCAAAGGTGCCGTAATTGGCGGCCTGGGCGGTGCTGCCGCCGGTGCCATCATCAACAAGAAAAACCGCGTAGTAGGTGGTGCCGTGGGTGGTGCCGCTGGTGCCGGTCTGGGCTACGTTATCGGTAAGAACGCCGACAACAAGCGCAAAGCCGAAGCGGCCCGCGTAGCTGCCGCCCGCCGCGCCGAGCAGCGCCGCGCTGCTGCCTACCGCGCTGGTCTGGCCCAGGGTGCTGCCAAAGCCAAGTCTAACAACACGGCCTTGGCCGCCGCAGCCGTACCGGCTGCCGTTGCTGCTCCGGCCATGATGAACAGCTTTGGCGCTCCGGCCGGTGCTCCCGCCGCACTGTCCATGAGCTCGGCTTATCTGCCTAACAACAACTACGGTGCCCGCGACGCGGCTTATCCTACCTCGGAAGTACGCCGCAAGAGCTGGTAA